The Paraburkholderia sp. SOS3 genome includes a region encoding these proteins:
- a CDS encoding ABC transporter permease, with the protein MSTTPAQTGAASRHFSQIGRLAATYSLIVVFALICFVFSLVTDTFLSPANLFNVLVNNVVLLAIVALGLTLVVSSGGIDLSVGVAVDLASMIFVMLLGAGHGVAASLAAGLGVAVLVGVLNAILITRLRISPFLATLGVLFIGQSTQQLATGGGQPIYLITGQPAAAFDSIARSALFHVPTPVIVLFACALAVYLLLHRSVFGRQIVALGVQPGVARYSGIRVARQLSWVYIAGALLAGIAGILLSATVKSYVPLSGNAFLLDAIGATFIGTTLSTERRPSVPGTLIGVLMLAAMKNGLLLVGWNFYWQQVGIGVLVFVVLAASFALRGRSH; encoded by the coding sequence ATGAGCACCACGCCCGCACAGACCGGCGCCGCGTCGCGCCACTTCTCGCAGATCGGCAGGCTCGCCGCGACCTACAGCCTGATCGTCGTGTTCGCGCTGATCTGCTTCGTCTTCTCGCTCGTCACCGACACGTTCCTGAGCCCGGCCAATCTTTTCAACGTGCTCGTCAACAACGTCGTGCTGCTCGCGATCGTCGCGCTCGGGCTCACGCTCGTCGTCTCGTCGGGCGGTATCGATCTGTCGGTCGGCGTGGCCGTCGACCTCGCCAGCATGATCTTCGTCATGCTGCTCGGCGCGGGACACGGCGTGGCGGCAAGTCTCGCCGCGGGCCTCGGCGTCGCCGTGCTGGTCGGCGTGCTCAATGCGATCCTCATCACGCGGCTCAGGATCAGCCCGTTTCTCGCCACCCTCGGCGTGCTCTTCATCGGACAGAGCACGCAGCAGCTCGCCACCGGCGGCGGCCAGCCGATCTATCTGATCACAGGCCAGCCGGCCGCGGCGTTCGACAGCATCGCGCGCTCCGCGCTGTTCCATGTGCCGACGCCGGTCATCGTGCTGTTCGCGTGCGCCCTCGCCGTCTATCTGCTGCTGCACCGCTCCGTGTTCGGCCGGCAGATCGTCGCGCTCGGCGTGCAGCCCGGCGTCGCGCGCTACTCGGGCATTCGCGTCGCAAGGCAGCTTTCGTGGGTGTATATCGCGGGCGCGCTGCTCGCGGGCATCGCCGGCATTCTGCTCTCGGCAACGGTGAAGTCGTATGTGCCGCTGTCGGGCAACGCGTTTCTGCTCGATGCGATCGGCGCGACGTTCATCGGCACGACGCTGAGCACCGAGCGGCGCCCGAGCGTTCCCGGCACGCTGATCGGCGTGCTGATGCTCGCGGCCATGAAAAACGGGCTGCTGCTCGTCGGCTGGAATTTCTACTGGCAGCAGGTCGGCATCGGCGTGCTGGTGTTCGTCGTTCTCGCGGCCAGCTTCGCGCTGCGCGGCCGCTCTCACTGA
- a CDS encoding translocation/assembly module TamB domain-containing protein gives MTMDRIAHLSSDRPGDVPPGGAGGAGGYRAAGGLGDGPAGGARGRDGAGGADGSGGSGGSSGADGSGGSGGGPGGGAATPPPRRRRRLWRALLWATLVPALIIALLAGALYGVVVTERGTAYAWQAAVKLLGGRLAGTLEGGTLATGVRLAHVQWRSLDGSGTEIRVDRASGKWTLSDRPWKFTVDYLHVGTIDARIAPSTEPSKPLTLPEDLRLPMRLEVRDLSVDELLLHDGASTSEYSGLLFHGRSDGRHHEAVVERLDTPFGAVTARAKLDGVRPFALTGEASYAGKVNDEAVQVQGHVSGTLETLVAELDASGMKLNGHARIEATPFADVPLRRATLTFDHVNPQAFSPGAPAADLAVRADLRPAGEQAPAGFDGPQAPGGASAAAASETAATAGGTIAPASSAHAASAANMASAAPPASPATRPRGFAVTGSVSIVNAKPGSIDAHLLPLIDANADVRLDAQTQRISNLNVRLVRNATVTGDGSLAGKRGRLDLKVAKLDLNALVASVRPTQFAGPIAIRLNDDIRTVTLDLADPHAALRVQGKVTLDPARTSFNDVRLTSGKGRIDVSGAIKNDASSTYNLKAALTDFDPLSLTSLMTPKPAARAPASGRRGAANAANAANAAAPGKPATATQPAASAQPASARKIEARINGTIAATGLLAPAFTTKAEFKLGDSMYDNLPMTGGGTIQLAGSRILPSHASLSVAGNQVDLQGSFGGRGDRLRFRVDAPQLDRLGFGVAGLVHADGDLTGTFAHPNVTLDYKADSVVFGSNRVGHAQGHAELRDGANGAMVFTTDARNLSTAGIELKTLTARLNGTRANHTFEAAAAGTLRDRPLDLTLAANGHLSDARDGTHWDGTITRLQNRGTPALNMESPLAVSTGPQRLTLGATRLTLEGALLDLKSLSYDHGRVRSAGTLTGISVARLQQLRQEFTGAAPLAKTDLVFDGDWDFALGDTSSGHIQLKRRSGDVTVEVGRGLASLGVTDISSRVDFAAGNRVNLTAHAQASRLGVIDAEAHTALAMRDGALALDENAPLTGKIDANVPSLKTTGGLFGPSYLLDGHLALRLALGGTVAKPNLSGSLVGDGLSVTAVDLGVQLKNGVVRIGLSENLVEFQQVEFHGGDGTLRATGRVRLDNAEPDLTASIVADHLELFASPERQLVLSGSASVANAGQQGGLAINGKFNVEHALFDMPEQGAPSLGDDVVIVRPDGSVIGGKPPEVGTATRPVGPFAPRANIDINLGNDFRFRGQGADVGLRGTITALSAPNMPLRAVGNVRVTEGSSYTAFGRKLTIENGFFTFNGPVANPGINILAMRRNQEVEAGVQVTGTIQSPVAKLVSEPNVPDNEKLSWLLFGHGTDQGNNLGQQSTMTTALALLGSASGKRIAQTFGLDEFSIGRSEVGLTDPQVVMVSKAINERFVVGYEQGLQSASNAIKATLNLTRYWSVAAYGGTFQGMDLLYTRRFDRWPW, from the coding sequence ATGACCATGGACCGTATCGCTCACCTGTCATCGGATCGCCCGGGCGACGTGCCGCCCGGCGGGGCGGGTGGCGCGGGCGGGTACCGCGCTGCCGGCGGGCTCGGCGATGGGCCGGCAGGCGGTGCGCGCGGTCGTGACGGGGCAGGCGGTGCCGATGGGTCCGGCGGCTCCGGCGGTTCCAGCGGCGCCGATGGTTCCGGCGGTTCCGGCGGCGGCCCTGGCGGCGGCGCGGCCACGCCGCCGCCGAGGCGCCGCAGGCGCCTGTGGCGCGCGCTTCTGTGGGCGACGCTGGTACCGGCGCTGATCATCGCGCTGCTCGCCGGTGCGCTGTATGGCGTCGTCGTCACGGAGCGCGGCACGGCCTACGCGTGGCAGGCGGCGGTCAAGCTGCTCGGCGGCCGGCTCGCGGGCACGCTCGAGGGCGGCACGCTCGCAACGGGCGTGCGCCTTGCCCATGTGCAATGGCGCAGTCTCGATGGCAGCGGCACGGAGATCCGGGTCGACCGTGCGTCGGGCAAGTGGACGCTATCGGACCGTCCGTGGAAGTTCACCGTCGACTATCTGCATGTCGGCACGATCGACGCGCGCATCGCGCCGTCGACCGAGCCGTCGAAGCCGCTGACGCTGCCCGAAGACCTGCGCTTGCCGATGCGGCTCGAGGTGCGCGACCTCAGCGTCGACGAGCTGCTGCTGCACGACGGCGCGTCGACGAGCGAATACTCGGGTCTGCTGTTCCATGGGCGCAGCGACGGGCGGCACCACGAGGCGGTGGTCGAGCGCCTCGATACGCCGTTCGGCGCGGTGACCGCGCGGGCGAAACTCGATGGCGTGCGGCCGTTTGCGCTGACCGGCGAGGCCAGCTATGCGGGCAAGGTCAACGACGAAGCGGTGCAGGTGCAGGGGCATGTGTCGGGCACGCTCGAGACGCTCGTCGCCGAGCTCGATGCGAGCGGGATGAAGCTGAACGGTCACGCGCGCATCGAGGCGACGCCGTTCGCCGACGTGCCGCTGCGGCGCGCCACGCTGACCTTCGATCATGTGAACCCGCAGGCGTTTTCGCCGGGCGCGCCCGCGGCCGATCTCGCGGTGCGCGCGGATTTGCGGCCGGCCGGGGAGCAGGCGCCCGCAGGGTTCGACGGGCCGCAAGCGCCGGGCGGCGCGAGCGCAGCGGCGGCCAGCGAAACGGCCGCAACGGCCGGCGGCACGATTGCGCCCGCCAGTTCCGCACATGCGGCGAGCGCCGCGAACATGGCCAGCGCCGCGCCGCCCGCCAGCCCCGCGACGCGCCCGCGCGGCTTCGCGGTCACCGGCTCGGTGTCGATCGTCAATGCGAAACCGGGCTCGATCGACGCGCACCTGCTGCCGCTGATCGACGCAAACGCCGACGTGCGGCTCGACGCGCAGACGCAGCGCATCTCGAATCTGAACGTGCGGCTCGTCAGGAACGCGACGGTCACGGGCGACGGCTCGCTCGCCGGCAAGCGCGGCCGGCTCGATCTGAAGGTTGCGAAACTCGACCTGAACGCGCTCGTCGCGAGCGTGCGGCCGACACAGTTCGCCGGCCCGATCGCGATTCGTCTGAACGACGATATCCGCACCGTGACGCTCGATCTCGCCGATCCGCACGCGGCGCTGCGCGTGCAGGGCAAGGTCACGCTCGACCCCGCGCGCACGAGCTTCAACGACGTGCGGCTGACGTCGGGCAAAGGGCGCATCGATGTGTCCGGCGCGATCAAGAACGATGCGAGTTCGACGTACAACCTGAAGGCGGCGCTGACCGACTTCGATCCGCTTTCGCTGACGTCGCTGATGACGCCGAAGCCGGCGGCCAGGGCGCCGGCTTCGGGTAGAAGAGGCGCCGCTAACGCCGCTAATGCCGCTAACGCCGCCGCGCCCGGCAAACCCGCTACGGCGACCCAACCCGCTGCCTCGGCCCAACCCGCGTCCGCGCGAAAAATCGAAGCGCGCATCAACGGCACGATCGCGGCGACCGGCCTGCTCGCGCCGGCCTTCACGACCAAGGCCGAATTCAAGCTCGGCGACAGCATGTACGACAACCTGCCGATGACGGGCGGCGGCACGATCCAGCTGGCCGGCTCGCGCATTCTGCCGAGCCACGCGAGCTTGTCGGTGGCCGGCAATCAGGTCGACCTGCAAGGCAGTTTCGGCGGCCGCGGCGACCGGCTGCGCTTTCGCGTCGATGCGCCGCAGCTCGACCGGCTCGGCTTCGGCGTCGCGGGTCTCGTGCATGCCGACGGCGATCTGACGGGCACCTTCGCGCATCCGAACGTGACGCTCGATTACAAGGCCGACAGCGTGGTATTCGGCTCGAACCGCGTCGGCCACGCGCAAGGCCATGCCGAGTTGCGCGACGGCGCGAATGGCGCAATGGTATTCACGACCGACGCGCGCAATCTGAGCACCGCGGGAATCGAGCTGAAGACGCTCACGGCGCGCCTGAACGGCACGCGCGCCAACCATACGTTCGAGGCCGCGGCTGCCGGCACGTTGCGCGACCGGCCGCTCGATCTGACGCTTGCCGCAAACGGGCATCTGAGCGACGCGCGCGACGGCACGCACTGGGACGGTACGATCACGCGGCTGCAAAACCGCGGCACGCCCGCGCTGAATATGGAGTCGCCGCTCGCGGTCAGCACGGGCCCGCAGCGTCTTACGCTCGGCGCGACGCGCCTCACGCTCGAAGGCGCGCTGCTCGACCTGAAATCGCTGTCGTACGACCACGGGCGCGTACGCTCGGCCGGCACGCTGACCGGCATTTCGGTCGCGCGCCTGCAGCAGCTGCGCCAGGAGTTCACGGGCGCGGCGCCGCTTGCGAAAACCGACCTCGTCTTCGATGGCGACTGGGACTTCGCGCTCGGCGACACCTCGAGCGGCCATATTCAGCTGAAGCGCCGCAGCGGCGACGTGACGGTCGAAGTGGGGCGCGGCCTCGCGTCGCTCGGCGTCACCGATATTTCGTCGCGCGTCGATTTCGCGGCCGGCAACCGCGTGAACCTGACCGCGCACGCGCAGGCGAGCCGCCTCGGCGTGATCGACGCCGAGGCGCACACGGCGCTTGCGATGCGCGACGGCGCGCTGGCGCTCGACGAAAACGCGCCGCTGACCGGCAAGATCGACGCGAACGTGCCGTCGCTGAAAACGACGGGCGGCCTGTTCGGCCCGAGCTATCTGCTCGACGGCCATCTCGCGTTGCGCCTCGCGCTCGGCGGTACGGTAGCGAAGCCGAATCTGTCCGGCTCGCTGGTCGGCGACGGCCTGTCCGTGACTGCCGTGGACCTCGGCGTGCAGTTGAAGAACGGCGTCGTGCGCATCGGGCTGTCGGAGAATCTCGTCGAATTCCAGCAGGTCGAGTTTCACGGCGGCGACGGCACGCTGCGCGCGACGGGCCGCGTACGGCTCGATAACGCGGAGCCGGACCTGACCGCGAGCATCGTCGCCGATCATCTCGAACTGTTCGCGTCGCCGGAACGGCAACTGGTGCTGTCCGGCAGCGCGAGCGTCGCGAACGCGGGGCAGCAGGGCGGGCTGGCGATCAACGGCAAGTTCAATGTCGAGCATGCGCTGTTCGACATGCCGGAGCAGGGCGCGCCGAGCCTCGGCGACGACGTCGTGATCGTGCGGCCGGACGGCTCGGTGATCGGCGGCAAACCGCCCGAGGTCGGCACCGCGACGAGGCCGGTCGGCCCGTTCGCGCCGCGCGCGAATATCGACATCAATCTCGGCAACGACTTCCGCTTCCGCGGACAGGGCGCCGATGTCGGGCTGCGCGGCACGATCACCGCGCTGTCCGCGCCGAACATGCCGCTACGCGCGGTCGGCAACGTCCGCGTGACCGAAGGGTCGAGCTATACCGCGTTCGGCCGCAAGCTCACGATCGAGAACGGCTTTTTCACGTTCAACGGGCCGGTCGCGAACCCGGGCATCAATATTCTCGCGATGCGCCGCAATCAGGAGGTCGAGGCGGGCGTGCAGGTGACGGGCACGATCCAGTCGCCGGTCGCAAAGCTCGTCTCGGAGCCGAACGTGCCCGACAATGAGAAGCTTTCGTGGCTGCTGTTCGGTCACGGCACCGATCAGGGCAACAACCTCGGTCAGCAGAGCACGATGACCACCGCGCTCGCGCTGCTCGGCAGCGCGAGCGGCAAGCGCATCGCGCAGACTTTCGGACTCGACGAGTTTTCGATCGGACGCAGCGAAGTGGGTCTGACCGATCCGCAGGTCGTGATGGTATCGAAGGCGATCAACGAGCGTTTCGTGGTCGGTTACGAGCAGGGGCTGCAGTCGGCGAGCAACGCGATCAAGGCGACGCTGAACCTCACGCGCTACTGGTCGGTGGCCGCTTACGGCGGCACGTTCCAGGGCATGGATCTGCTTTATACGCGGCGGTTCGACCGCTGGCCCTGGTGA
- a CDS encoding SDR family NAD(P)-dependent oxidoreductase, with translation MQNTDSTRPVALVTGASRGIGQALALGFADAGYDIVVTDLPQTEAELRKTADLIGRRERKAHLFALDVSDRKQIDDVTQRALAAAGRIDVLINNAGVLKPSLLQDLDEKTWDTHFDVNVKGVLMMCQAVVPHMRERKTGRVINIASIAGRQGVATQGHYAATKSAVITLTRVLAQEVGMDGVTVNAICPGIILTEMGRNNLGSEAAVRHWEDVAALKRLGKPEDIVGPALFFASEQSAFVTGQALNVCGGIYFH, from the coding sequence ATGCAAAACACGGACTCGACCCGCCCCGTCGCACTGGTAACCGGCGCGAGCCGCGGCATCGGACAGGCGCTTGCGCTCGGCTTCGCCGACGCCGGCTACGACATCGTCGTCACCGATCTGCCGCAAACCGAAGCCGAACTGCGCAAGACCGCCGACCTGATCGGCCGGCGCGAACGCAAGGCCCATCTGTTCGCGCTCGACGTCAGCGACCGTAAGCAGATCGACGACGTGACGCAGCGCGCGCTCGCGGCGGCCGGCCGCATCGACGTGCTCATCAACAATGCCGGCGTGCTCAAGCCCTCGCTGCTGCAGGATCTCGACGAAAAGACCTGGGACACGCACTTCGACGTCAACGTGAAGGGCGTGCTCATGATGTGCCAGGCCGTCGTGCCGCACATGCGCGAGCGCAAGACGGGGCGCGTCATCAACATCGCGTCCATCGCCGGCCGTCAGGGCGTGGCGACGCAGGGCCACTACGCCGCGACCAAGTCGGCCGTCATCACGCTCACGCGCGTGCTCGCGCAGGAAGTGGGCATGGACGGCGTGACCGTCAATGCGATCTGTCCCGGCATCATCCTCACCGAAATGGGCCGCAACAATCTCGGCAGCGAAGCGGCCGTGCGGCACTGGGAAGACGTCGCCGCGCTCAAGCGGCTCGGCAAGCCGGAAGACATCGTCGGACCCGCGCTCTTCTTCGCTTCGGAGCAGTCGGCTTTCGTGACCGGGCAGGCGCTCAACGTCTGCGGCGGCATCTACTTCCATTGA
- a CDS encoding DMT family transporter produces the protein MSHGYAAHHAAHQRLSTLGAGAFFLFVTALGWALNWPAMKILLREWPPLFSRGVAGVTASVILAIVAALCGERLRVPWSLMPRIMLASCTNVLAWMGLSTLSMKWLSVSEGALLVYTMPIWSMLLAWPVLGRRPSRMSLLAIVLGMSGLVVLLGGRGLAFDAGKLEGIACALGAAVLFALGTVNSRDPLPVPPIALVAWQVGLGCVPLVLAGIVLEHPSFASLKPDGMAVMVYMTLVPMGVCYLTWFATLRRLPADVAATGMLLVPIMGIVAAACALGEPFGASEAVAMMLTLGGVAVALRCGTAARHAHQGQRSNRRV, from the coding sequence ATGAGTCACGGCTATGCCGCGCATCACGCGGCCCACCAGCGCCTGTCGACGCTCGGCGCAGGCGCTTTCTTCCTGTTCGTCACGGCACTGGGCTGGGCGCTGAACTGGCCCGCCATGAAAATCCTGCTGCGGGAATGGCCTCCGCTCTTTTCGCGCGGCGTCGCCGGCGTGACGGCATCGGTCATTCTCGCGATCGTCGCCGCGCTGTGCGGCGAGCGCCTGCGGGTGCCCTGGTCCCTGATGCCGCGCATCATGCTCGCTTCGTGCACGAACGTGCTCGCGTGGATGGGTCTGTCGACGTTGTCGATGAAATGGCTCAGCGTCAGCGAAGGCGCGCTGCTCGTCTACACGATGCCGATCTGGTCGATGCTGCTGGCATGGCCGGTGCTCGGCAGGCGGCCGTCGCGCATGTCGCTGCTCGCGATCGTGCTGGGCATGTCGGGCCTCGTGGTGCTGCTCGGCGGCCGCGGACTCGCCTTCGATGCGGGCAAGCTCGAAGGCATTGCGTGCGCGCTCGGCGCCGCCGTGCTGTTTGCGTTGGGCACCGTCAATTCACGCGACCCGTTGCCTGTGCCGCCCATTGCGCTCGTCGCGTGGCAGGTCGGATTGGGATGCGTGCCGCTGGTGCTGGCGGGCATCGTGCTGGAACACCCGAGCTTCGCGAGTCTGAAACCGGACGGCATGGCCGTCATGGTCTACATGACGCTCGTGCCCATGGGCGTGTGCTACCTGACGTGGTTTGCCACGTTGCGCAGGCTGCCTGCGGACGTCGCCGCGACCGGCATGCTGCTCGTGCCGATCATGGGCATCGTCGCGGCCGCTTGCGCGCTCGGAGAACCGTTCGGCGCGAGCGAAGCCGTGGCGATGATGCTGACGCTCGGCGGCGTTGCGGTCGCATTGCGATGCGGCACGGCCGCGCGGCATGCTCACCAGGGCCAGCGGTCGAACCGCCGCGTATAA
- a CDS encoding carbohydrate kinase family protein: MTTFDVSCIGFHVLDVLGRPVTAIPPGGRAAYIEEICMTVAGTAGATSVACAMLGIRTRSVTTVGTDDMGDFLVAKMQGYGVDCALVSRTSDVQTSATILPVRPNGERPALHVPGSANAFTVRAEQFDAALDARIVHVGGTGLMKAFDGEPTVALLRRARELGRITTFDLIQATPETIALVEPCLPYLDYFVPSIDEASEMAGTGDVAEVARFFRARGVKNCILTLGAHGVYVAPEHGEPFTLPAFDIAVSDTTGCGDSFTAGIIVGLTKGWDLRECARFASAVAAKVAMGLGSQGKLKSFDDTVEALRTLPARQPTPLTAAQF, from the coding sequence GTGACTACATTCGACGTTAGCTGCATCGGCTTTCACGTGCTCGACGTGCTCGGACGTCCGGTAACGGCGATTCCGCCCGGCGGGCGCGCGGCCTACATCGAGGAAATCTGCATGACGGTCGCGGGCACGGCCGGCGCGACATCGGTCGCCTGCGCGATGCTCGGTATCCGCACGCGTTCGGTGACGACCGTGGGCACCGACGACATGGGCGATTTCCTCGTCGCGAAGATGCAGGGCTATGGCGTCGACTGCGCACTCGTGTCGCGCACGAGCGACGTGCAAACGTCCGCGACGATTCTGCCTGTGCGTCCGAACGGCGAGCGCCCGGCGCTGCATGTGCCGGGCAGCGCCAACGCCTTCACCGTGCGCGCCGAGCAGTTCGACGCGGCGCTCGATGCGCGCATCGTGCATGTGGGCGGGACCGGCCTCATGAAAGCGTTCGACGGCGAGCCGACCGTCGCGCTGCTGCGCCGTGCGAGAGAGCTGGGCCGCATCACGACCTTCGATCTGATCCAGGCGACGCCCGAGACGATCGCACTCGTCGAGCCGTGCCTGCCGTATCTCGACTACTTCGTGCCGAGCATCGACGAAGCGTCGGAAATGGCGGGCACGGGCGATGTCGCCGAGGTTGCGCGCTTCTTCCGCGCGCGCGGCGTGAAGAACTGCATCCTGACGCTGGGCGCGCACGGCGTCTACGTCGCGCCCGAGCATGGCGAGCCGTTCACGCTGCCTGCGTTCGACATCGCCGTATCGGATACGACCGGCTGCGGCGACAGCTTCACGGCGGGCATCATCGTCGGGCTGACCAAGGGCTGGGACTTGCGCGAATGCGCGCGCTTCGCGTCGGCGGTCGCGGCGAAGGTTGCGATGGGACTCGGCTCGCAAGGCAAGCTCAAATCGTTCGACGACACCGTCGAGGCGCTGCGCACGCTGCCGGCCAGACAGCCCACGCCTCTCACTGCAGCCCAATTCTGA
- a CDS encoding aldehyde dehydrogenase family protein: MVRTDRFYIDGRWVAPRGTDTFAIVNPATEAVTGQLAMGNADDAAAAVDAAQRAFDAWSATSRETRLALLTRLLERYNAGAQEMAELMTAEMGVASGFSRGAQIALGRAHLETAIRVLREFSFSETRGATVLAKEPIGVCALITPWNWPMNQLVVKVAPALAAGCTMVVKPSEFSPYSALRFAQMIDDAGFPPGVFNLVNGDGAIVGEALSRDARVDMVSITGSTRAGIAVAKAAAQTVKRVHQELGGKSANIIFDDADFDRAVAFGVRASYLNCGQSCSAPTRMLVPRALMSRAARIAAQTANAIRVGPPENEHSELGPVVNAKQYAHIQALIESGVAQGATLAAGGPGRPEGVDKGYFVRPTVFADVTPDMRIAREEIFGPVLSIMAFDDEAHALAIANDSPYGLAGYVQTNDQDKARRVAAKLRVGNVYINEAPWDANAPFGGYKQSGNGREHAEFGLGDYLELKAIAGF; this comes from the coding sequence ATGGTAAGGACTGACCGCTTTTATATCGATGGCCGATGGGTCGCGCCGCGCGGCACGGATACCTTCGCGATCGTCAACCCTGCGACGGAGGCCGTCACCGGCCAGCTCGCGATGGGCAACGCCGATGACGCGGCCGCGGCCGTCGATGCCGCGCAGCGCGCATTCGACGCGTGGTCGGCCACTTCGCGCGAGACGCGCCTTGCCCTGCTCACGCGCCTGCTCGAGCGATACAACGCCGGCGCGCAGGAGATGGCGGAACTGATGACCGCCGAGATGGGCGTGGCGAGCGGGTTCTCGCGCGGCGCGCAGATCGCGCTCGGTCGCGCGCATCTCGAAACCGCGATCCGCGTGCTGCGCGAATTCAGCTTCAGCGAAACGCGCGGCGCGACCGTGCTCGCGAAAGAGCCGATCGGCGTGTGCGCGCTGATCACGCCGTGGAACTGGCCGATGAACCAGCTCGTCGTCAAGGTCGCGCCCGCCCTGGCCGCCGGCTGCACGATGGTCGTCAAGCCCAGCGAATTTTCGCCGTACAGCGCGCTGCGCTTCGCGCAGATGATCGATGACGCAGGCTTTCCCCCGGGCGTGTTCAACCTCGTCAACGGCGACGGCGCGATCGTCGGCGAAGCCTTGTCGCGCGATGCTCGCGTCGATATGGTGTCGATCACGGGTTCGACGCGCGCGGGAATCGCCGTCGCGAAAGCCGCGGCGCAGACCGTCAAGCGCGTGCATCAGGAACTGGGCGGCAAATCGGCCAACATTATTTTCGACGATGCCGATTTCGATCGCGCCGTCGCGTTCGGTGTGCGCGCGAGCTATCTCAACTGCGGGCAGTCGTGCAGCGCCCCTACCCGCATGCTCGTGCCTCGCGCGCTGATGTCGCGCGCCGCGCGCATTGCCGCGCAAACCGCCAATGCGATCCGCGTCGGCCCGCCGGAAAACGAGCATTCGGAACTCGGACCGGTCGTCAACGCGAAGCAATACGCGCATATCCAGGCGCTGATCGAAAGCGGCGTCGCGCAGGGCGCGACGCTCGCGGCCGGCGGCCCGGGCCGACCCGAAGGCGTCGACAAAGGCTATTTCGTGCGTCCCACCGTGTTCGCGGACGTCACGCCCGACATGCGCATCGCGCGCGAGGAAATCTTCGGGCCCGTGCTGTCGATCATGGCATTCGACGACGAAGCGCACGCGCTCGCCATCGCCAACGACAGTCCGTATGGCCTCGCCGGCTACGTGCAGACGAACGACCAGGACAAGGCACGGCGCGTCGCCGCGAAGCTGCGCGTGGGCAACGTCTACATCAACGAAGCACCGTGGGATGCGAACGCGCCGTTCGGCGGCTACAAGCAGTCGGGTAACGGCCGCGAACACGCGGAGTTCGGTCTCGGCGATTACCTCGAACTCAAGGCGATCGCGGGTTTCTAG
- a CDS encoding ABC transporter permease: protein MTAIQRALLENVAAGQQPLPARGRRKAIGSLAIRLAAVGAFVAILLYFAFGAPGFTSPGNLVNIVEQSAILGVMAFGMSVVIIGGGSNVTDGGIDLSIAANMGVCAAVYAKLLTLGVSDALALPAVAATGIAIGLLNAVAVVRLGILPLLATLAVMNIAAGAELTITQNTVISVSSPLMTFISSASFLGISALAWTLALASAAMILLVHHTGFGLRLYAVGGHPEAARSTGIAVGRYLTFTYLFSGLCAALAAVLTVARLSSSTPGSGDMLLSVLAAALLGTVFSRRFVPTIGGTLLSVLFIGCLANGFQLLNVSSYWVNGVQGTLILLVVATTSFARKPESAQ, encoded by the coding sequence ATGACAGCCATCCAACGCGCCTTGCTCGAAAACGTCGCCGCCGGGCAGCAGCCGCTGCCCGCGCGTGGGCGGCGCAAGGCGATCGGCTCGCTGGCGATCCGCCTGGCCGCCGTCGGCGCTTTCGTCGCGATCCTGCTGTATTTCGCGTTCGGCGCGCCCGGTTTCACGAGCCCGGGCAATCTCGTCAATATCGTCGAGCAGTCCGCCATCCTCGGCGTGATGGCGTTCGGCATGTCCGTCGTCATCATCGGCGGCGGCTCGAACGTCACCGACGGCGGCATCGACCTGTCGATCGCGGCCAACATGGGCGTGTGCGCCGCCGTCTACGCGAAGCTGCTCACGCTCGGCGTTTCGGACGCGCTCGCCCTGCCGGCCGTCGCCGCGACCGGCATCGCGATCGGCCTGCTCAACGCGGTCGCGGTCGTGCGCCTGGGCATTCTGCCGTTGCTCGCCACGCTCGCCGTGATGAACATCGCGGCCGGCGCCGAACTGACGATCACGCAGAACACCGTGATCAGCGTGTCGTCGCCGCTCATGACGTTCATCAGCTCGGCGTCGTTCCTCGGCATCTCGGCGCTCGCGTGGACGCTCGCGCTCGCCTCGGCCGCCATGATCCTGCTCGTGCATCACACGGGCTTCGGCCTGCGCCTGTACGCCGTGGGCGGACATCCGGAAGCGGCGCGCTCGACCGGCATCGCGGTCGGCCGCTATCTGACGTTCACGTATCTGTTCAGCGGCCTGTGCGCGGCGCTCGCGGCGGTCCTGACGGTCGCGCGCCTCAGTTCGAGCACGCCGGGCTCCGGCGACATGCTGCTCTCGGTGCTCGCCGCCGCACTGCTCGGCACGGTCTTCTCGCGGCGCTTCGTGCCGACCATCGGCGGCACGCTGCTCTCCGTGCTTTTCATCGGCTGCCTCGCGAACGGCTTCCAGCTGCTCAACGTATCGAGCTACTGGGTGAACGGCGTGCAAGGCACGCTGATCCTGCTCGTCGTCGCGACCACGTCGTTCGCCCGCAAACCGGAGAGCGCCCAATGA